Proteins co-encoded in one Thermochromatium tepidum ATCC 43061 genomic window:
- a CDS encoding cbb3-type cytochrome c oxidase subunit 3, translating to MNRLAEYFATDWEAMTVNDWIGTLLTVVIFLLMILAYFQVFRPKNRESLESRKHIPFEDDPPSGERDGRS from the coding sequence GTGAATAGACTCGCCGAGTATTTCGCGACCGATTGGGAGGCGATGACGGTCAATGACTGGATCGGCACCCTCCTGACCGTCGTCATCTTCTTGCTGATGATCCTGGCCTATTTTCAGGTCTTTCGTCCCAAGAACCGGGAGTCGCTCGAATCCAGGAAGCACATCCCATTCGAGGACGATCCGCCCTCCGGAGAGCGCGATGGCCGATCCTAA
- the ccoO gene encoding cytochrome-c oxidase, cbb3-type subunit II, whose product MSDRARVCVKGVQEWLEVNIWGLLIVTALVLSVGGLVEIVPLFYLKGTMEHHAFPEIVWDKAGQEPIVTRDETGKVQWNWRPGDGVRPYTALELAGRDIYQREGCYLCHSQMIRPFRDEKERYGHYSLASESMFDHPFQWGSKRTGPDLARVGGKYSDDWQRRHLRDPRSLVPESVMPSYPWLDETAADPDMSLRVFGFTLWPAGTGSRMQRHMEGLRRIGVPYTDADIAAAEFLLEGKTEMDALVAYLQVLGTMVKLDDAKAYRE is encoded by the coding sequence ATGAGCGACAGGGCCAGGGTTTGCGTCAAGGGCGTCCAGGAATGGCTGGAGGTCAACATCTGGGGCCTGCTGATCGTCACCGCCCTGGTGCTCTCGGTCGGTGGGCTGGTCGAGATCGTGCCGCTCTTCTATCTGAAGGGCACGATGGAGCACCATGCCTTCCCCGAGATCGTCTGGGACAAGGCGGGCCAGGAACCCATCGTCACCCGGGATGAGACCGGCAAGGTCCAGTGGAACTGGAGGCCAGGCGATGGGGTCCGGCCCTATACAGCGCTGGAGCTGGCCGGACGCGACATCTATCAACGCGAGGGCTGCTATCTCTGCCATTCGCAGATGATCCGGCCCTTCCGCGACGAGAAAGAGCGCTACGGTCACTATTCGCTCGCCTCCGAGTCCATGTTCGATCACCCCTTCCAATGGGGCTCGAAGCGCACCGGCCCGGATCTGGCGCGGGTCGGTGGCAAGTATTCAGACGACTGGCAGCGCCGGCATCTACGTGATCCGCGCTCGCTTGTACCCGAGTCGGTCATGCCCAGCTATCCCTGGCTCGACGAGACGGCGGCTGATCCGGACATGTCGCTGCGGGTGTTCGGCTTCACGCTCTGGCCGGCAGGTACCGGCTCGCGGATGCAGCGCCACATGGAAGGCCTGCGGCGCATCGGCGTGCCCTACACCGACGCCGACATCGCGGCGGCCGAGTTCCTGCTCGAGGGCAAGACCGAGATGGATGCCCTGGTCGCCTATCTCCAGGTGCTCGGTACCATGGTCAAGCTCGATGACGCCAAGGCCTATCGTGAATAG